A section of the Candidatus Hydrogenedentota bacterium genome encodes:
- a CDS encoding glycosyltransferase family 4 protein, producing MAQAPLRVAFCHYTSDVGGGSDRSLFDLVTHLDRTQFTPFMILRSGDPLAGAYRKAGCTVAEISFVPPRKALAFRKLAAFFITFLPHALRAARLLRKWRIEVVHVNTINNLQGPVAARLAGRPLVWHVREIAGEGRIGRAMRGLVERLAHIAVANSNAVAESLAACGDRVRVVYNGIDLCEYPDPDCTTPREPLIACVGRLEPWKGQHVLVEALPEILAKHPDARAWFVGGPAVNKPEYLPGLQSRCTELGIVARVIFTGPRMDVPEILRMATLLVLPSVDPEPFGRTLVEAMAAGCPPIATAAGGPLEIIEEGVNGVLVAPGDATALAAAIHDLLANPDRARAMGKAGRNRATTRFSLDRMVEEMSLILKNAAGPRHG from the coding sequence ATGGCCCAGGCACCGTTACGCGTTGCGTTCTGTCATTACACCTCGGATGTCGGCGGCGGCTCGGACCGCTCCCTTTTCGATCTGGTAACCCACCTGGACCGGACTCAGTTCACCCCGTTCATGATCCTGCGCTCGGGCGATCCCCTGGCGGGTGCCTATCGCAAGGCGGGCTGCACGGTGGCGGAGATTTCGTTCGTTCCGCCGCGCAAAGCGTTGGCGTTTCGAAAGCTCGCGGCCTTCTTCATCACCTTCCTCCCCCATGCTCTGCGTGCGGCGCGGCTGCTTCGAAAATGGCGGATTGAGGTCGTCCACGTTAATACGATTAACAATCTCCAGGGGCCGGTGGCGGCGAGGCTGGCGGGCCGCCCACTGGTGTGGCATGTGCGGGAAATCGCGGGCGAGGGCCGGATTGGCCGCGCCATGCGCGGGCTTGTGGAGCGGCTGGCCCACATCGCCGTGGCCAATTCAAACGCCGTGGCGGAGAGTCTCGCGGCCTGTGGTGATCGAGTCCGCGTGGTTTACAACGGCATCGATCTCTGCGAATATCCCGATCCGGACTGCACGACGCCACGGGAGCCACTTATCGCCTGTGTGGGGCGCCTGGAACCGTGGAAGGGGCAGCATGTGCTGGTGGAGGCACTCCCGGAGATTCTTGCAAAACACCCCGATGCGCGGGCCTGGTTTGTCGGTGGCCCGGCGGTAAACAAGCCCGAATATCTTCCGGGCCTGCAGTCACGCTGCACCGAGTTGGGCATCGTGGCGCGGGTAATCTTCACCGGACCAAGAATGGATGTTCCTGAAATTCTACGCATGGCCACGCTGCTGGTGCTGCCTTCGGTGGACCCGGAGCCCTTTGGGCGGACCCTGGTGGAGGCCATGGCGGCGGGTTGTCCGCCCATCGCCACGGCGGCCGGCGGACCGCTCGAAATCATCGAGGAGGGCGTGAACGGCGTGCTGGTGGCACCGGGCGATGCAACGGCGTTGGCCGCCGCGATTCACGATCTCCTCGCCAATCCCGACCGGGCACGGGCGATGGGAAAAGCGGGAAGGAACCGGGCGACGACCCGCTTTTCTTTGGACCGCATGGTGGAGGAGATGTCCCTGATCTTGAAGAACGCGGCGGGACCACGTCACGGATAG
- a CDS encoding tetratricopeptide repeat protein: MSQRHFTVQRFYRFALGTYLFVLVLALYAGTNDPTIHVKHLLTAWAAGLLAGSYLLVASFLRIPLRRPAVFLEVSLCLLAFFLISSLFSEFRAISLLETSRFFSLFALYWLATQVYGSTAQVLRLFAVFCCAVFFAAIYAVMQAAGLDPFPWTDTTSDTYTNLPATYGNPNFAAHALILAFIMLACLIRSNFRWGFWIAPLLFFHFYSTDQRAGWIALAGAALLVGLGVLLLRRPRRPVARVAALLGVFALLGVAGLGAAMFLVHARTGHIFPLDLSLLLRYQSYVSATRMLFDAPILGHGPAVYGLAYAPYWTPFEQAWFAQEVRMNAHVHNDLLEIAIDGGLAAAGLYLTLLVLGMAYGLLLAAQSSTPEQRRVGFTFAALFCAFAIDGLFGFNLRVPVTAALFFLMMGTLDGIWTAGRPVQVPARALRPGQLFRLAFLALLVVCTWFETRTFASEYHMYAGMKAQGKEQYEIARVEFEKAGKLAPWNWHYARRLGLVALDQGKLDEALANFDRALVLNPHYVLTHLPMARANLMLAQQAVSAKGAGADAAIEKLNLARAHAEAVLKIAPDFPSAIDVLGRIESIAAIINRDHSASPDPAVQAKHWENARQYLRRAIDQGPENSGELYRMLMQVELGLGNVEAAESALIGAIEVAPEDPSHWPAFLKFARQHKRFDRLRDVLFQQIDRLLAVETPTDEARGQLATAYGWLAVVLDTGFADVQGAMDAYNGAVQHGPLRPELWSNFAAFARKNDRLADFSGHLRASCARVREQGGKPLPQVEAVDAVLKDPGAQLDQASRVLLAGVRSHPRDGGLSIGAAYLWAAQMLQEAYDTLAAQGAAPCESALNLGVTAAGLNELSLANILFEKAMACLSDERRASAAVHWADTLVRLNQRDKALAILEEVEAQFPGHFDTRWAKARTLVHLKRPDEARVIYESLLGEADLPQEGKNQLEAELKALQPAK; the protein is encoded by the coding sequence GTGAGCCAGCGGCATTTCACGGTTCAGCGTTTCTATCGTTTCGCACTTGGCACGTATCTTTTCGTGCTGGTGCTGGCGCTCTACGCCGGCACGAACGACCCCACGATCCATGTCAAGCACCTGCTTACGGCCTGGGCGGCGGGGCTCCTCGCGGGCAGCTACCTCCTCGTCGCATCGTTCCTGCGCATCCCCCTGCGCAGGCCGGCCGTCTTCCTGGAAGTGAGCCTCTGCCTGCTGGCCTTCTTCCTCATCAGTTCCCTCTTCTCCGAGTTTCGCGCCATCAGCCTGCTGGAGACCAGCCGATTCTTCTCCCTCTTCGCCCTGTACTGGCTGGCCACCCAGGTCTACGGTTCCACCGCCCAGGTTCTCCGCCTCTTCGCCGTTTTCTGCTGCGCGGTATTTTTCGCCGCCATCTATGCCGTCATGCAGGCCGCCGGACTCGATCCCTTTCCCTGGACCGACACCACCAGCGACACCTACACCAACCTCCCCGCGACCTACGGCAATCCGAACTTCGCGGCCCACGCGCTGATTCTCGCCTTTATCATGCTGGCCTGCCTCATTCGCTCCAATTTCCGCTGGGGCTTCTGGATCGCGCCGCTCCTTTTCTTCCACTTCTACAGCACCGACCAGCGCGCCGGTTGGATTGCCCTTGCGGGGGCCGCCCTGCTGGTCGGTCTCGGCGTACTTCTCCTGCGCCGGCCCCGGCGTCCCGTGGCGCGCGTCGCGGCGCTTCTGGGCGTATTCGCCCTGTTGGGCGTAGCGGGACTCGGTGCGGCCATGTTCCTGGTTCACGCGCGCACGGGGCACATCTTTCCCCTCGATCTCTCCCTGCTCCTGCGCTATCAATCCTACGTAAGCGCCACCCGAATGCTCTTCGACGCGCCCATCCTCGGGCACGGCCCCGCGGTTTATGGCCTGGCCTACGCGCCCTACTGGACACCCTTCGAGCAAGCCTGGTTCGCCCAGGAAGTGCGGATGAACGCGCACGTGCACAATGATCTGCTTGAGATCGCCATCGACGGCGGACTCGCCGCCGCCGGGCTCTATCTGACCCTGCTCGTACTCGGTATGGCCTATGGGCTTCTTCTTGCGGCCCAGTCCAGCACCCCGGAACAGCGCCGTGTCGGTTTTACCTTCGCCGCGCTGTTTTGCGCCTTCGCCATCGACGGGCTCTTCGGCTTCAACCTCCGTGTGCCGGTTACCGCAGCCCTCTTCTTCCTGATGATGGGAACACTGGATGGAATCTGGACCGCGGGGCGACCGGTCCAAGTGCCGGCGCGGGCGCTTCGGCCCGGTCAGTTGTTTCGACTGGCCTTTCTGGCCCTGCTTGTCGTGTGCACCTGGTTTGAAACGCGGACCTTCGCCTCGGAGTACCACATGTACGCCGGCATGAAAGCGCAGGGCAAAGAACAATACGAAATCGCCAGGGTGGAATTCGAAAAGGCGGGCAAGCTGGCCCCGTGGAACTGGCACTATGCCCGGCGGCTGGGCCTCGTCGCCCTGGATCAGGGAAAACTGGACGAAGCCCTGGCCAACTTCGATCGCGCCCTGGTATTGAATCCGCACTATGTGCTGACCCACCTGCCCATGGCTCGCGCCAATTTGATGCTCGCCCAGCAGGCCGTCTCCGCAAAAGGTGCGGGGGCCGACGCGGCCATTGAAAAGTTAAATCTGGCCCGCGCCCATGCGGAAGCGGTGTTGAAGATTGCGCCGGACTTCCCCTCCGCCATCGACGTACTCGGGCGCATAGAGTCCATCGCGGCGATCATCAACCGCGATCACTCGGCGAGCCCGGATCCCGCGGTCCAGGCAAAGCACTGGGAAAACGCGCGCCAGTATCTGCGCCGCGCCATCGATCAGGGGCCGGAAAATTCCGGTGAGCTCTACCGCATGCTCATGCAGGTCGAGCTGGGGCTCGGCAATGTGGAAGCGGCCGAATCGGCGCTCATCGGCGCCATTGAGGTGGCCCCCGAGGATCCCAGCCACTGGCCCGCTTTCCTCAAATTCGCCCGCCAGCATAAACGCTTTGATCGCCTCCGTGACGTCCTCTTTCAGCAGATCGATCGCCTTCTGGCCGTTGAAACACCCACCGACGAAGCGCGCGGGCAGTTGGCCACCGCCTATGGCTGGCTGGCTGTGGTTCTCGATACCGGCTTCGCCGATGTGCAGGGCGCGATGGATGCCTACAATGGGGCCGTCCAGCATGGTCCCCTGCGTCCAGAACTCTGGAGCAATTTTGCCGCCTTCGCCCGAAAGAATGATCGCCTGGCGGATTTCAGCGGCCACTTGCGTGCATCCTGCGCCCGTGTTCGAGAGCAGGGCGGCAAACCGCTACCCCAGGTTGAGGCGGTCGACGCCGTCCTGAAAGATCCCGGGGCCCAATTGGACCAGGCAAGCCGTGTGCTCCTGGCCGGCGTTCGCTCCCATCCGCGCGACGGCGGACTATCCATAGGGGCCGCGTATCTCTGGGCCGCTCAAATGTTGCAGGAGGCCTACGATACCCTCGCCGCGCAAGGTGCGGCCCCCTGCGAAAGCGCCCTGAATCTCGGGGTTACGGCGGCGGGGCTGAACGAACTCTCCCTGGCCAACATCCTCTTCGAGAAGGCCATGGCCTGCCTCTCCGACGAGCGGCGCGCCTCCGCCGCGGTCCATTGGGCGGACACCCTCGTCCGGCTGAATCAGCGGGACAAGGCACTGGCCATTCTGGAGGAGGTCGAAGCGCAGTTTCCCGGTCATTTCGACACGCGCTGGGCGAAGGCGCGCACCCTCGTCCACCTGAAGCGCCCCGATGAAGCACGCGTCATCTACGAATCCCTGCTGGGAGAAGCGGACCTGCCCCAGGAGGGAAAAAATCAACTGGAAGCCGAATTGAAGGCGCTTCAGCCCGCGAAATAG
- a CDS encoding sigma 54-interacting transcriptional regulator, with translation MYQITAKTGSAKGTSWVVTPSALVFGRDILCDIKVSDPLVSRRHCEVTLDGDSVVLTDLGSSNATFVNGDPVTQAVLRAGDEVAVGSAIFLVTRVREVGMNTPLPPNSPPATCSLVIGEPLYMARDRVALVAQGRPRTAEDLADLFTLGRALSEASTMSGLITALVQRITERFEPRAVCIASNHPSDNGFSLYPRRAESIFGPKYSIRGTVKQILEQQQGVLIPESCRIDGGAGIRTTAAAPMILGKDAIGALVVQTESPHRIYDEVDLEFLLAQAQVAAPYFRALERMELLERENTLLVSGAAEGAAIIGDSPAINRVRTLARDCARSDLNAVILGETGTGKELVVKLIHRLSARSEAPLTVVNCAAIPAELLESELFGYERGAFTGAHSQKTGVFEEADGGTIFLDELCDLSLPNQARLLRAIETGVFRRLGGKADIKVNVRVIAATNKDIKEEVERGLFRRDLYHRLNMFEIVIPPLRERRGDIPLLAEHFHRGARERQGYRTAGFSPEALQYLNTLPWNGNVRELKNTVERAMVVARYDAIRPEDLERDGGRPTNQEDGEPFLSLAEAEKRQISEALRRCDGNIKAAAELLDIGRSTLYRKVSDYNIML, from the coding sequence TTGTACCAGATCACCGCCAAAACTGGGAGCGCCAAGGGCACTTCCTGGGTTGTCACACCCAGCGCCCTTGTCTTCGGACGCGATATCCTGTGTGATATTAAAGTAAGCGATCCCCTCGTGTCCCGGCGCCACTGTGAGGTTACGCTGGACGGCGATTCGGTGGTTCTCACGGATCTGGGAAGCAGCAACGCCACCTTCGTCAACGGCGATCCCGTGACGCAGGCCGTGCTCCGGGCCGGAGACGAGGTCGCCGTCGGCAGCGCCATCTTCCTCGTCACCCGTGTACGCGAAGTGGGCATGAATACCCCCCTGCCGCCCAACTCGCCCCCGGCCACCTGCTCGCTGGTCATTGGCGAGCCCCTTTACATGGCGCGGGACCGGGTTGCCCTGGTGGCGCAGGGCCGCCCGAGGACGGCGGAAGACCTGGCGGACCTCTTCACCCTGGGCCGGGCGCTCAGCGAAGCCAGCACGATGTCAGGACTGATTACGGCCCTTGTCCAGCGGATCACCGAGCGCTTCGAGCCGCGCGCCGTGTGTATCGCCTCGAATCATCCGAGCGACAACGGGTTCTCCCTCTATCCCCGGCGGGCGGAATCGATCTTTGGGCCGAAGTACTCAATTCGGGGTACCGTCAAACAGATTCTGGAGCAACAACAGGGCGTCCTGATTCCGGAGAGTTGCCGGATAGACGGTGGCGCCGGTATCCGCACCACGGCGGCGGCCCCCATGATACTGGGGAAGGACGCCATCGGCGCGCTGGTGGTGCAGACGGAATCACCCCACCGCATTTACGATGAAGTGGATCTCGAATTTCTGCTTGCCCAGGCGCAAGTGGCGGCCCCTTACTTTCGCGCTCTCGAACGGATGGAGCTGCTGGAGCGGGAAAATACCCTGCTCGTATCCGGCGCGGCGGAGGGCGCGGCCATCATCGGCGACAGCCCCGCCATTAACCGGGTGCGTACCCTCGCCCGGGACTGTGCCCGCTCCGATCTGAATGCGGTCATACTCGGCGAAACCGGAACGGGCAAGGAGCTGGTGGTCAAGCTTATCCACCGCCTCTCGGCCCGCTCGGAGGCCCCGCTGACCGTGGTCAATTGCGCCGCCATTCCGGCGGAACTCCTGGAGAGCGAGCTCTTCGGCTATGAGCGCGGCGCATTTACCGGCGCACATAGCCAGAAAACGGGGGTCTTCGAAGAAGCCGATGGGGGCACCATCTTCCTCGACGAACTCTGCGACTTGAGCCTGCCCAATCAGGCGCGGCTTCTCCGCGCCATCGAAACGGGTGTCTTCCGGCGCCTCGGGGGCAAGGCCGATATCAAAGTGAATGTCCGCGTCATTGCGGCCACCAACAAAGACATCAAGGAAGAGGTGGAGCGTGGCCTGTTTCGCCGCGATCTGTACCACCGTTTGAATATGTTTGAAATCGTCATCCCCCCGCTCCGGGAGCGGCGCGGCGACATTCCACTCCTGGCCGAGCATTTCCATCGCGGCGCTCGGGAACGCCAGGGCTACCGCACCGCGGGATTCAGCCCGGAAGCCCTCCAGTATCTCAACACGCTTCCCTGGAACGGTAACGTGCGCGAATTGAAGAACACGGTGGAACGCGCGATGGTCGTGGCCCGTTACGACGCGATTCGGCCCGAGGACCTGGAGCGGGACGGTGGACGTCCAACGAACCAGGAAGACGGGGAACCATTCCTGAGTCTGGCGGAAGCCGAGAAGCGCCAGATCAGCGAAGCCCTGCGCCGTTGCGACGGCAACATTAAGGCTGCGGCGGAGTTGCTCGACATCGGTCGGAGCACGCTGTATCGGAAGGTGAGCGATTACAATATCATGCTCTAG
- a CDS encoding sugar transferase, protein MEISNKPRKRIVPPAVLVFLDTCCIVGAFALAIHWSTPMTKPLMPPILQNLPYLIVVILVWYSAAVERNLWGVRNRQDVVHYLTTVTKAVGDACVFCVFVMVLFTRSDAENSREGLDHTFLVVFCLFTLVFLLVFRFGLRLAIHELRNLGYNQQRAVIVGANERCRHLIEVLQENSGLGYAIIGVLDKELDRAGLLEGTGIPFLGSVERLKDMIANGEVDEVYIALPVRSGYEEIQSIAHLCEGAALPVHMVADLFPMRVATSRLMHLEDIPLLNLSTIPEAHGKVFMKRAVDFIGSSLLIVGLSPMLALLALLVKLDSKGPIFFRQERVGQNQRRFKMIKYRSMVTNAEEIKASLMALNEQDGPVFKITNDPRITRLGRFIRKYSLDEFPQLFNVWKGEMSLVGPRPPIPSEVEQYTWSQRRRLSVRPGMTGLWQVSGRNNIGFEEWVELDLNYIDQWSIWLDIKILFMTFRAVFAGRGAS, encoded by the coding sequence ATGGAGATCTCAAATAAACCGCGAAAGCGAATTGTGCCGCCTGCCGTATTGGTGTTTCTAGACACGTGCTGCATTGTGGGAGCCTTTGCGCTGGCCATTCACTGGTCGACGCCGATGACGAAACCGCTGATGCCGCCCATCCTCCAGAATCTCCCCTATCTCATCGTGGTCATTCTGGTTTGGTACAGCGCGGCGGTCGAGCGTAATCTGTGGGGGGTGCGCAATCGCCAGGATGTGGTCCATTATCTCACGACGGTAACCAAGGCTGTGGGCGACGCCTGCGTGTTCTGCGTGTTCGTCATGGTGCTGTTTACTCGAAGCGATGCGGAGAATTCGCGGGAGGGGCTGGATCACACCTTTCTGGTGGTATTCTGCCTGTTCACGCTGGTGTTCCTGCTGGTTTTCCGCTTTGGGCTTCGTCTGGCCATTCATGAATTGCGCAATCTGGGCTATAACCAGCAGCGCGCGGTCATCGTGGGCGCGAATGAGCGGTGCCGCCATTTAATCGAGGTACTTCAGGAAAACTCCGGGCTGGGTTATGCCATCATCGGGGTTCTGGATAAGGAACTGGATCGCGCCGGATTGCTGGAAGGCACCGGCATACCCTTTCTGGGTTCGGTCGAACGGTTGAAAGACATGATCGCAAACGGGGAGGTGGACGAGGTCTACATTGCCTTGCCGGTCCGCTCCGGGTATGAGGAAATTCAGAGCATCGCCCACCTCTGCGAGGGGGCCGCGCTCCCGGTTCACATGGTGGCGGATCTGTTCCCCATGCGGGTGGCCACCAGCCGACTGATGCACCTGGAAGACATACCGCTGCTGAACCTTTCCACCATTCCGGAGGCGCACGGGAAAGTTTTCATGAAGCGGGCGGTGGACTTTATTGGTTCGAGCCTGTTGATTGTGGGGCTCTCGCCCATGCTGGCCCTGCTGGCCTTGCTGGTCAAGCTGGATTCCAAAGGGCCCATCTTCTTCCGACAGGAACGGGTCGGCCAGAACCAGCGCCGTTTCAAGATGATAAAGTACCGCTCGATGGTGACGAACGCGGAAGAGATCAAGGCATCGCTTATGGCCCTGAACGAGCAGGACGGGCCGGTGTTCAAGATTACGAACGACCCGCGCATTACCCGTCTTGGGCGCTTTATCCGCAAGTACAGCCTGGATGAATTCCCCCAGCTTTTTAACGTGTGGAAAGGCGAGATGAGCCTTGTAGGGCCCCGCCCGCCCATCCCCTCTGAAGTGGAACAGTACACCTGGAGCCAGCGCCGCCGCTTGAGCGTACGCCCTGGAATGACCGGGCTCTGGCAGGTCAGCGGCCGCAACAACATCGGATTTGAGGAGTGGGTTGAACTGGACCTGAACTATATCGACCAGTGGTCCATCTGGTTGGATATCAAGATTCTTTTCATGACTTTCCGGGCCGTCTTTGCCGGGCGCGGGGCCTCGTGA